A window of the Emys orbicularis isolate rEmyOrb1 chromosome 1, rEmyOrb1.hap1, whole genome shotgun sequence genome harbors these coding sequences:
- the BHLHE41 gene encoding class E basic helix-loop-helix protein 41 has translation MDEGIPRLQDRQLLEHVDFIGLDYPSLYLCKPKRGMKRDESKETYKLPHRLIEKKRRDRINECIAQLKDLLPEHLKLTTLGHLEKAVVLELTLKHLKALTALTEQQHQNIIALQNGERSMKSPIQCDLDAFHSGFQTCAKEVLQYLSRFESWTPREQRCAQLVNHLHAVSTQFLPSPQLLTPQVPVSKGSSSSCTQDRTGQKLEAQTNCVPVIQRTHPPVELGGENDTDTDSGYGGESEGRPDREKGQAAGLPGVTIKQEPAGDEAPAPKRLRLDCSSSATLPAAAAAALSPEHQAAAALLRPDAALLSSLMAFGGGGAAFGPQAAAAPLCLPFYFISPSAAAAYMQPLLDKSNLEKYLYPAAAPIPLLYSGIPAQAAAAAFPCLSSVLAPADKANAAAAAAAALLPLDMVSAGQHLPHLFAAACETGPSLDSDLPSPEDLLQPGKESP, from the exons ATGGATGAAGGAATCCCTCGTTTGCAAGACAGGCAGTTGCTAGAACATGTGGATTTTATAGG ACTGGACTATCCATCCTTGTATTTGTGCAAACCCAAAAGAGGCATGAAAAGAGACGAGAGTAAG GAAACATACAAACTGCCACATAGATTGATAGAAAAGAAGAGGCGAGACAGGATTAATGAATGCATTGCTCAGCTAAAAGATTTATTGCCTGAGCATCTGAAATTGACG ACATTGGGGCATCTGGAGAAAGCTGTAGTTTTGGAATTAACTTTGAAACACTTGAAAGCTTTAACAGCCTTAACGGAGCAACAGCATCAGAATATAATTGCTTTACAGAATG GGGAGCGGTCTATGAAGTCCCCCATTCAGTGCGACCTGGATGCTTTCCATTCGGGATTTCAAACGTGCGCCAAAGAAGTCTTGCAATACCTCTCCAGGTTTGAAAGCTGGACTCCCAGAGAGCAGAGATGTGCCCAGCTCGTAAACCATCTGCACGCGGTTTCCACTCAGTTCTTACCCAGCCCCCAGCTGTTGACTCCACAGGTCCCTGTGAGCAAaggatcctcctcctcctgtacACAAGATCGCACCGGGCAAAAGCTGGAGGCTCAGACTAACTGCGTCCCTGTCATCCAGCGGACTCACCCGCCCGTGGAGCTCGGCGGGGAGAACGACACAGACACGGATAGCGGCTATGGGGGGGAGAGCGAGGGCCGGCCGGATCGAGAGAAAGGCCAAGCGGCTGGGCTGCCCGGCGTGACTATCAAACAGGAGCCTGCCGGGGACGAGGCCCCAGCGCCCAAGAGGCTGAGGCTGGATTGCAGCAGCAGCGCCacgctccctgctgctgccgccgccgcgcTGAGCCCGGAGcaccaggcagctgctgccctgctgAGACCCGACGCCgccctgctcagctccctcaTGGCCtttggcgggggcggggctgcttTTGGCCCGcaagccgccgccgcccccctttGCCTGCCCTTCTACTTCATCTCCCCCTCCGCGGCCGCGGCCTACATGCAGCCCTTGCTGGACAAGAGCAACCTGGAGAAATATCTGTACCCGGCCGCCGCCCCCATCCCTTTGCTCTACTCCGGAATCCCGGCCCAGGCCGCCGCCGCTGCCTTCCCCTGTCTGTCCTCGGTGCTGGCGCCGGCTGATAAGGCGAacgcagccgccgccgccgccgcggcCCTTCTGCCTCTTGACATGGTCTCTGCTGGGCAGCACCTGCCCCATCTCTTCGCTGCTGCCTGCGAGACCGGGCCCAGCCTGGACAGTGATCTTCCCTCCCCGGAAGATCTTTTGCAGCCCGGAAAGGAAAGCCCCTGA